One Melospiza melodia melodia isolate bMelMel2 chromosome 1, bMelMel2.pri, whole genome shotgun sequence genomic window carries:
- the NSMAF gene encoding protein FAN isoform X3 gives MFSRDSKTIQRSVSFSNMALSSCLILPGDTTVISSSWDNHIYFYSIAFGRQQDVLLGHDDAVSKIFWRDGRLFSASWDSTVKVWHCVPGETLSNKKHHFELLAHLEHDVSVNTMDLNAANTILASGTKEGTISVWDVTTATVLHQLPHHSGTVFHAAFSPDSRHLLSTGEDCCFKVIDVQTGMLVSSVSTEEPQRCFKWDGNTILSGSQSGELLVWDLLGGKVTERIKGHTGAVMSMWMNEQCNSVITGGEDKQIMFWKLQY, from the exons ATGTTTTCCAGAGACTCGAAAACCATCCAGAGAAGTGTGTCCTTTTCAAACATG gCTTTATCATCTTGTCTAATCTTACCAGGAGATACCACTGTCATAAGTTCTTCATGGGACAATCATAT ATATTTTTATTCAATTGCATTTGGAAGACAGCAAGATGTCCTGTTGGGCCATGATGATGCAGTCAGCAAGATCTTTTGGCGAGATGGGCGCTTATTTTCTGCATCTTGGGATTCCACTGTGAAG GTGTGGCACTGTGTTCCTGGAGAGACCTTGAGCAATAAAAAACACCACTTTGAACTGCTTGCACACTTAGAACATGATGTCAGT GTAAATACAATGGACCTTAATGCTGCAAATACCATCCTGGCATCTGGAACCAAAGAGGGTACCATTAGTGTTTGGGATGTTACTACAGCAACAGTGTTGCACCAGTTGCCACATCATTCTGGGACTGTATTTCATGCTGCTTTTAGTCCTG ACAGCAGACATCTACTGAGCACAGGGGAGGACTGTTGTTTTAAAGTAATAGATGTACAAACTGGAATGCTTGTATCTTCTGTGAGCACTGAAGAGCCACAGAG GTGCTTCAAATGGGATGGAAATACCATCTTATCAGGATCTCAATCTGGTGAATTACTGGTTTGGGACCTTCTTGGAGGAAAAGTTACTGAAAGAATCAAAGGACATACAG GTGCTGTAATGTCCATGTGGATGAATGAACAGTGCAACAGTGTTATTACAGGAGGGGAAGACAAACAAATCATGTTCTGGAAACTGCAATATTAA